The genomic stretch TAATCATTGTCATACCGGTTGATAATGATTCGGCAATATTAATATCCGTCATAACGGCAGGAATCCCGAGGGAGCGCATGATCAATCCCATATGGGATGTCGGCCCGCCTTCCTCGGTCAAAAATCCGACGACTTTCTTTTTAGAATAAGACATAACCTGGCCGGGACTGAAAATCCGCCCGACCAAAACCGTCGACTTTTTAAAATCATTTTGAATACCTTCACCGACACCGAGGAGTAAAGATAATACCCTCTCAGAGACTGATTTTATATCATTTATCATCTGCCGCAGGTACGGGTCACGCGATTTTTGCAGACGGGATAGAGTTTCGGCCAGAATTTCCTGAAAAGCGTATTCGGCGTTGACTCGCTCATCCTGAATGGTGGCAATGACATTCTCCTGAAATTTCTTGTCGGAGGCGATCATGACCTGGGCATCAAATACATTGGCCCCCTGGTCTCCGATAGCGCGAACCGCCTTATTCCGGGCTAATTCCAATTCGGAAACGGTTTTTTCAAGCGCCGTTTCCAAACGAACCACTTCGGATTTAATTTTCTGCTGGGGAATCGCTCTTCTGACAACTTGCAGGGTCGGATCCCTGACTACCTGCACCTCACCGATGGCTAAGCCCCCGGAAACCGGGACACATTTTATTTTGAAATTTTCCTTTATCATTACATATCCCCGCCTTATGATAATTTCCCCCTCGTTATCTTATTATCCTAAAAACAATAATTAATACGCGTCTCTGAATTTCCGTTTAAACAATTTTACCAATGCCCTGGACGCTTCTTTTTCATCGATCCCTTTAACTCTAAGAATGAGCCTGGTTCCATGCTCCGCCGCCAATGCCATAACGCCCAGCATCGATTTGGCGTTGATCGTCATATCCCCCCCCTTTATCAAAAATATCTCGGATTCAAATTGCGCCGCCACTTGAACTACCTGAGCGGACGGCCGGGCATGAAGACCCAATTTATTTGTTACGGTTACCGTTTTCTCTATCATGCTAAACCGCGATGAACCGTTTCCCCGATAATTGCTTTATCAAACCTCGTAATTCCAAACTAAGCAGGAATCCCGAAACACCATTGGCCGTCATACCGCT from Candidatus Zixiibacteriota bacterium encodes the following:
- a CDS encoding HPr family phosphocarrier protein → MIEKTVTVTNKLGLHARPSAQVVQVAAQFESEIFLIKGGDMTINAKSMLGVMALAAEHGTRLILRVKGIDEKEASRALVKLFKRKFRDAY